A genomic region of Aspergillus oryzae RIB40 DNA, chromosome 1 contains the following coding sequences:
- a CDS encoding AAA family ATPase VPS4 (AAA+-type ATPase), with product MSNTDFLGRAIDAVKKAIELDNSGEYEKAYQGYYSALELFMLALKWEKNPKSKEMIRAKTGEYLDRAEKLKTHLEATESRKKPSAVGANGKVAQGSGKGEYVSQSSQSCFYIGVGKNEDDNEDADSKKLRSALAGAILSDKPNVKWEDVAGLESAKEALKEAVILPIKFPHLFTGKRQPWKGILLYGPPGTGKSYLAKAVATEANSTFFSVSSSDLVSKWMGESERLVKQLFNMARENKPAIIFIDEVDALCGPRGEGESEASRRIKTELLVQMDGVGKDSRGVLILGATNIPWQLDAAIRRRFQRRVHISLPDINARVKMFMLAVGQTPCEMTQADYRTLAEMSEGYSGSDISIAVQDALMQPIRKIQTATHYKKVLVEGQEKVTPCSPGDAGAMEMTWTSVEADQLLEPPLVLKDFIKAVRNSRPTVSQEDLQRNSEWTKEFGSEGA from the exons ATGAGTAACACGGACTTCCTGGGGCGGGCGATTGACGccgtcaagaaggccatcGAGCTCGACAATTCGGGCGAGTATGAGAAGGCTTATCAGGGCTACTACTCCGCACTGGAGCTATTCATGCTCGCCCtgaagtgggagaagaatCCCAAGTCCAAGGAAATGATTCGCGCGAAAACGGGCGAATATCTAGATCGCGCAGAGAAACTCAAGACCCACCTTGAAGCAACGGAAAGTCGAAAAAAGCCAAGTGCGGTAGGCGCCAACGGCAAGGTGGCGCAAGGCAGTGGGAAGGGCGAGTACGTATCCCAGTCGTCTCAATCCTGTTTCTATATCGGTGTTGG TAAGAACGAAGACGATAACGAAGACGCTGATTCGAAGAAGCTACGCAGCGCCCTTGCTGGGGCGATCTTGTCGGATAAGCCGAACGTGAAGTGGGAGGATGTAGCAGGTCTCGAGAGCGCTAAGGAGGCATTGAAGGAAGCGGTTATATTACCTATTAAGTTCCCTCATCTGTTTACGGGGAAACGACAGCCATGGAAGGGTATCTTGCTCTATGGGCCTCCCGGTACCGGAAAGTCATATCTTGCCAAAGCCGTGGCGACGGAAGCAAACAGTACATTCTTCAGTGTCAGTAGCAGTGATCTAGTATCCAAGTGGATGGGTGAGAGTGAAAG GCTCGTGAAGCAGCTCTTCAATATGGCCCGAGAGAACAAGCCCGCAATTATCTTCATCGATGAAGTGGATGCTCTCTGTGGTCCTcgtggagagggagaatcAGAGGCATCTCGCCGTATCAAGACGGAGTTGCTGGTCCAGATGGATGGTGTAGGAAAGGATTCGAGAGGTGTTCTAATCCTGGGCGCAACGAATATCCCATGGCAACTAGATGCGGCTATTCGTCGCAGATTCCAGCGCAGAGTCCACATCAGCCTTCCCGACATCAATGCACGAGTGAAAATGTTCATGCTAGCTGTCGGACAGACACCGTGTGAGATGACACAAGCCGATTACAGAACACTTGCGGAGATGAGCGAGGGCTACTCCGGCAGCGATATTAGCATTGCCGTTCAGGATGCACTCATGCAACCGATCCGTAAAATCCAAACGGCCACGCATTACAAGAAG GTTTTGGTTGAAGGACAGGAGAAAGTAACACCATGCTCTCCAGGAGATGCAGGTGCAATGGAGATGACATGGACGAGCGTGGAAGCAGATCAGCTGCTGGAGCCCCCGCTCGTTCTGAAAGACTTTATTAAAGCAGTTCGCAACTCTAGACCCACCGTCAGTCAAGAAGACCTCCAGAGGAACTCGGAGTGGACCAAGGAATTTGGCAGCGAAGGCGCTTAG
- a CDS encoding putative regulatory factor Sgt1 (MADS box transcription factor): protein MAPMSEEDLAWFRSTFHPIPKPELPDDCVEYSLYHISSDPSPAIVDEVAETRSRLVEVQRTAAELTKDLLKDYIWQREGFRLEITKEDGITFLRGRTNFGDSIEDEWVVVYLLRELSRKHKDIWVKVTDGDGQFLLIEAAGALPSWLEPEVADNRVWIHSGELVIIKPKNQKGKVTEKLSLPDSRKIIVEEPARLMRSAMIQEEAFYRLRNYPQQISENLHSALIRIPRKIAYLLHQKPAYISSAVEAFYLRDPIALRPLRAKEPDSFVFKPEDFVTVSVRFTRVGYAQLKSQDFPVPKSWTGALPSKDEQKAYDRAELGMKLTCGFEMLLADPQNQDKAVVREIKIVLEDIESGDESLPTDEEISTWDKTEDDEKWLDISFDDLDRELKGKGKEKDDGKLPKGSFGDANAQENLQRIVARFEEFLNNDSAGLDGADFLDDYDSDSDDGDDEDDDEVSSDGEDKEASFDEEEFSKMMQEMMGMPSASGPKGPSRPSMPRNRVEELDDESEDDTEQIQELSRQMEAELRGTGVLNLNRPNRSSAGKQALSEGKSGEDHDEGEGEMPDLEDGDIDINLAKNLLEALQSQAGGAGPARNMLSMLNLPIPKDDRGR from the exons ATGGCACCCATGTCAGAGGAAGACCTAGCATGGTTCAGATCCACCTTTCATCCCATCCCGAAACCTGAGCTTCCCGACGATTGTGTGGAGTATTCGCTCTATCATATCTCCTCCGACCCCTCCCCCGCTATCGTCGACGAAGTCGCAGAAACGAGATCGCGCTTGGTGGAAGTACAACGTACTGCAGCGGAACTTACCAAGGACCTTCTCAAAGACTATATCTGGCAGAGAGAAGGGTTCCGCTTGGAGATTACTAAGGAGGATG GAATCACCTTTCTGCGCGGACGCACCAATTTCGGCGACTCGATTGAAGATGAATGGGTAGTTGTGTATTTGCTGCGCGAGCTTTCGAGAAAGCATAAGGATATCTGGGTTAAGGTCACAGATGGTGATGGGCAGTTTCTTCTCATCGAAGCCGCAGGCGCACTGCCATCATGGCTGGAGCCCGAAGTCGCGGATAACAGA GTATGGATACACAGTGGTGAACTTGTTATCATCAAGCCGAAGAACCAAAAGGGCAAAGTGACGGAGAAGCTATCTCTTCCAGATTCGAGGAAAATCATCGTCGAGGAACCTGCGCGGCTCATGCGCTCAGCAATGATCCAGGAAGAGGCGTTCTATCGATTGCGCAATTATCCCCAGCAAATCAGCGAAAACCTTCATTCCGCACTGATTAGGATCCCACGCAAGATCGCCTACTTGTTACACCAAAAGCCCGCATATATCTCATCAGCAGTGGAAGCTTTCTATCTAAGGGACCCAATTGCATTACGACCTCTCCGTGCTAAAGAGCCCGACAGTTTCGTCTTTAAGCCTGAGGATTTCGTGACGGTCAGCGTCCGGTTCACTAGAGTTGGTTATGCCCAGCTCAAAAGCCAGGATTTCCCGGTCCCAAAATCATGGACTGGGGCGTTACCTTCTAAGGATGAACAAAAAGCTTATGACAGGGCAGAATTGGGTATGAAGCTTACCTGTGGGTTTGAAATGCTTCTCGCCGACCCACAAAATCAAGATAAGGCTGTCGTGAGGGAGATAAAAATTGTTCtggaggatattgaaagCGGAGATGAGAGCCTGCCTACCGATGAGGAAATTTCTACTTGGGATAAaacagaggatgacgaaAAGTGGCTGGACATCAGTTTTGATGATCTCGATAGGGAACtcaaggggaaaggaaaggagaaggacGATGGAAAGCTCCCCAAAGGCAGTTTTGGCGACGCCAACGCCCAAGAGAATCTTCAGCGTATCGTTGCACGCTTTGAAGAGTTTCTGAATAACGATTCAGCCGGTCTCGATGGGGCCGACTTTTTGGACGATTATGACTCTGATTCCGACGacggtgacgatgaagatgacgatgaagtgAGCAGTGACGGAGAGGACAAGGAGGCATCctttgatgaagaggagttcTCGAAGATGATGCAAGAAATGATGGGAATGCCATCAGCATCTGGTCCCAAGGGCCCGTCTCGGCCATCGATGCCACGCAATCGAGTGGAAGAACTAGATGATGAATCTGAAGATGATACTGAACAGATACAAGAGCTATCACGGCAGATGGAAGCCGAACTGAGAGGCACGGGTGTACTTAATTTAAACCGCCCGAATAGATCATCTGCAGGTAAGCAAGCATTGTCTGAAGGGAAGTCGGGCGAGGACCATGACGAAGGTGAAGGGGAAATGCCCGACCTTGAGGATGGGGATATCGACATAAATCTCGCAAAAAACCTGCTGGAAGCCCTTCAGAGTCAGGCGGGCGGTGCAGGGCCCGCACGGAATATGTTGTCTATGTTAAACTTGCCTATACCGAAGGATGATCGTGGACGGTGA
- a CDS encoding putative spindle-pole body protein (Pcp1) (dystonin, GAS (Growth-arrest-specific protein), and related proteins), with the protein MVVPYIDTPRTEVDGNATYLTNGFRSVGRHNLSALDSVENSFQTPSKDEDLLKGLGDDRRRSSGGFKLSTPRAGTGSKSTRNALNGRHHLPTAAPPKGEFTPLMRSAAKNNFLRNMSTARGNGHKTPAYMKEGRSNIHTPGLPSYDMTGIDEEDETDDQPTPLPQVASSSVQSTPLPGLSGRGGNGLLNDGQNMTLKEQEKIIDKLDKDNFGLKLKIHYLQEQLEKAGPSYNQAALKENTELKVSKLTMQRDISRYKKSLQQAERDLEAYRVQFQELREKLRRGQLDETSQREMDLMREELESKDQRVRELQEELRDAKDRQSEEIEKLRDEIEDLEASLREKERTIDERDEELEELKDKDSKENGALAELESELLRAREQMEELQDSLDQAKSEAREARVSESRAKSDKEEAEKNLQELHDEMANKSISTKGLTRQLEEKSSKLEEELRTLQEQNSVLKEELERKAQNEAHLEEQYRRAQQSMDDEGQKLHNDAALARHQLNIAQQERDALSAQLQEALDEIQRKTEEKELLQTRHYALTDESGGLQDELAQAQARIRELQHSINDTKEHALENADTIRTQYREEIERLQEEIEALNHEIEDKEGQFALEQDRWESTKRALQLQKDRAEDQAAGFKRTIEKLEQVEHTLTGKESKLQEVIDSEKARHFNSEAVLSRQVKELNDELLSKRQIIDDQRTELLSVKEELRLAKREEAALTEKVQALEDEVVVLQANLEEEREYAKGRMQKGSSDHDNRLQNLISEKQKLRDQLANAHVELHDLRTSVADLEAERDELQAQLDQAQHQVDDTTKFDKEKVELRKSTLRLEGELKRLREEKSSLVEAKEALEKQLSSEVERATIEENRLAVEIDQLQDKLQATSGVRDRELTSAKSKNQRLERRVQELEALLEQQPLGEQEHSTANADLSMLRHNLDEARKREKTLLQREADQKASVRSCKSRIAELERELHDIMMRKFEDHSPHASPSDKLHEELRSLRKQLSEAHRTLRELKSKNRDLERAAMREEDQRDLHELLRSSTLEAESLALKVSERDARLSELRAQVRRIREERAFCARKAEAAIKDLESLQERHNQLAEKTGSKSDSKSRHDKEILGLGKEIIWLRARLKREEKFRRDLAWSKGLMELGERVRVACNEADLRMISEMGVKPRDRAMLRSPRQKLKTGIFMVKAIVRMQRMGQQWQKTKKIGEGLKRAKNEVLKRREASSSKALV; encoded by the exons ATGGTGGTGCCGTACATCGACACTCCGCGCACCGAAGTCGACGGAAACGCGACTTACCTCACCAATGGCTTTCGCAGCGTCGGACGGCATAACCTATCGGCGCTCGATTCGGTCGAGAACTCGTTCCAGACACCCTcgaaagatgaagacctccTAAAAGGGCTCGGTGATGATCGAAGACGAAGCTCCGGCGGATTTAAGCTTAGTACACCGCGTGCAGGCACCGGTTCCAAATCGACAAGAAACGCGTTGAACGGCCGGCATCACCTTCCGACCGCAGCACCACCCAAGGGAGAATTTACTCCATTGATGCGGAGTGCTGCAAAGAATAATTTCTTACGAAACATGTCCACGGCGAGGGGGAACGGTCACAAAACTCCAGCTTATATGAAGGAAGGTCGCAGCAATATCCATACACCCGGGCTGCCGAGTTACGATATGACGGGTAtcgacgaggaggatgaaacCGACGACCAACCAACACCACTACCGCAGGTTGCAAGCAGTAGTGTGCAAAGTACACCCCTTCCCGGGTTGTCGGGTAGAGGCGGGAATGGCCTCTTGAACGATGGGCAGAACATGACTctgaaggaacaagaaaag ATAATCGACAAACTAGACAAGGATAACTTTGGTCTGAAATTAAAGATCCACTATTTGCAAGAGCAGCTGGAGAAAGCAGGCCCGTCGTACAATCAAGCAGCACTCAAAGAAAACACCGAGCTGAAGGTGTCAAAGCTCACGATGCAACGAGATATCTCCCGATATAAGAAGAGTCTCCAACAGGCAGAACGCGACCTCGAGGCCTACCGCGTGCAATTTCAAGAACTCCGGGAGAAATTGCGGAGGGGCCAATTGGATGAAACGTCACAGCGCGAGATGGATCTGATGCGGGAGGAACTGGAATCAAAAGATCAGCGAGTCAGAGAACTCCAGGAAGAACTCCGAGATGCGAAGGATAGGCAGTCAGAGGAGATTGAAAAACTCCGTGATGAGATCGAGGACCTGGAAGCCTCTCTCAGGGAGAAGGAGCGTACGATTGACGAGCGCgatgaggagcttgaagagctgaaaGACAAGGATAGCAAGGAAAATGGAGCACTCGCTGAACTCGAATCTGAACTTTTACGCGCGAGGGAGCAGATGGAAGAGCTACAGGACTCTCTCGACCAAGCAAAATCTGAAGCCCGAGAGGCAAGGGTGTCTGAAAGCCGCGCAAAGAGCGACAAGgaggaggccgagaagaatTTGCAAGAGCTACATGACGAGATGGCAAACAAGTCCATTAGTACAAAGGGGTTGACTCGCCAACTAGAAGAAAAATCAAGCAAgttggaagaagagcttcggACACTGCAAGAGCAAAACAGCGTACTGAAAGAGGAGCTTGAAAGGAAAGCCCAGAATGAAGCCCACCTTGAAGAGCAGTACCGGCGGGCTCAGCAGAGCATGGACGATGAAGGACAGAAATTACATAATGATGCTGCACTGGCCAGACATCAACTAAATATAGCTCAGCAGGAACGCGACGCTCTCTCTGCTCAATTGCAGGAAGCACTCGATGAGATCCAGCGTAAGacagaggaaaaggagctcCTCCAAACACGCCATTACGCTTTAACCGATGAATCCGGTGGTCTACAGGATGAGTTAGCACAGGCGCAAGCCAGGATACGAGAGCTCCAACACTCCATCAATGATACGAAAGAGCATGCCCTGGAAAACGCCGATACCATCCGCACCCAATACAGAGAGGAGATTGAAAGACTTcaggaagaaatcgaggcTCTCAATCATGAGATTGAAGATAAAGAAGGTCAATTTGCGTTGGAACAAGACAGGTGGGAAAGCACCAAGCGAGCTTTGCAACTTCAGAAGGACAGAGCCGAAGACCAAGCGGCTGGCTTCAAGCGTACTATTGAGAAGCTTGAGCAAGTTGAACATACTCTTACGGGTAAAGAAAGCAAGCTTCAAGAGGTTATTGATAGTGAGAAAGCGCGGCATTTCAACTCAGAAGCGGTCTTAAGCCGCCAAGTGAAGGAGTTGAACGACGAGCTCTTATCAAAGAGACAAATTATTGATGACCAACGAACTGAGCTTCTTTCAGTTAAAGAAGAACTTCGCCTTGCCAAGCGTGAAGAAGCAGCACTGACCGAAAAAGTACAAGCtctggaggatgaggtcgTGGTATTGCAAGCGAACTTGGAGGAAGAACGAGAGTATGCCAAGGGACGAATGCAGAAAGGTTCCAGCGATCATGACAACAGGCTGCAGAACTTAATATCTGAGAAGCAAAAACTTCGCGATCAGCTGGCTAATGCTCATGTCGAATTGCATGATCTACGGACGTCGGTTGCTGACCTCGAGGCTGAGCGTGATGAGCTCCAGGCTCAGCTCGACCAAGCCCAGCATCAGGTTGACGACACTACTAAGTTCGATAAAGAAAAGGTTGAGCTCCGCAAATCTACTCTGCGTCTCGAAGGCGAGCTCAAGAggttgagggaggagaagtcATCACTTGTGGAAGCGAAGGAGGCTCTCGAAAAGCAGCTCAGCTCTGAAGTTGAAAGAGCTACGATAGAAGAGAATCGTCTTGCGGTTGAGATCGATCAACTTCAAGACAAGCTGCAAGCAACTTCCGGTGTTAGAGATAGGGAACTGACTTCGGCAAAGAGTAAAAATCAGCGTCTCGAAAGGCGAGTGCAGGAGCTAGAGGCACTTTTAGAGCAACAACCTTTGGGCGAACAGGAGCACTCGACCGCGAACGCAGATCTCTCAATGCTGCGCCATAACCTAGACGAGGCGCGGAAACGGGAGAAGACCCTACTCCAGCGGGAAGCAGACCAAAAGGCCTCCGTCCGAAGCTGCAAATCAAGAATCGCCGAGCTTGAGAGAGAGTTGCACGACATCATGATGCGGAAATTTGAGGACCACTCTCCCCATGCGTCACCTTCTGATAAACTCCACGAAGAGCTCCGGAGCTTACGAAAGCAACTATCCGAGGCGCATCGCACGCTAAGAGAattgaaatcaaagaaccGAGACCTCGAGCGAGCTGCAATGAGGGAGGAGGACCAGCGAGATCTGCATGAGTTGCTTAGATCGTCTACGCTCGAGGCCGAGTCCTTGGCCCTGAAAGTATCAGAACGCGATGCGCGGTTGAGTGAACTAAGAGCCCAAGTACGCAGGATCCGAGAGGAGCGCGCCTTCTGTGCACGAAAGGCCGAGGCGGCCATCAAAGACCTGGAGTCTCTCCAAGAACGTCACAACCAActtgcggagaagacggGCTCCAAATCTGACAGCAAGAGCAGACACGACAAGGAGATCCTGGGCTTAGGCAAGGAGATCATCTGGCTCCGTGCTCGGTTGAAGCGGGAGGAGAAGTTCCGACGTGACCTGGCTTGGAGCAAGGGCCTGATGGAGCTCGGAGAGCGGGTTCGAGTTGCATG TAACGAAGCCGATCTCAGAatgatctccgagatggGAGTCAAGCCCCGTGACCGCGCTATGCTTCGCAGCCCACGACAGAAGCTCAAGACCGGCATCTTCATGGTCAAAGCAATTGTACGGATGCAGCGTATGGGCCAGCAATGgcaaaagacgaagaaaataGGCGAGGGCCTCAAACGGGCCAAGAACGAGGtgctgaagagaagagaagcgtcGAGTAGCAAGGCATTGGTGTAA
- a CDS encoding tubulin-binding prefolding complex subunit YKE2 (predicted protein), which yields MADAQKQMQALSDEFQKLQTELDSLVEARQKLESQQQENQGVQKEFNSLDDDSNIYKLIGPVLLKQDKNEALMAVNGRLEFIEKEIKRIEGQIKENQDKSDKMRAEILQYQSQMQQQAAAASASA from the exons ATGGCGGACGCAcagaagcagatgcaggCACTCTCAGACGAGTTCCAAAAATTACAGACTG AATTGGATAGTTTAGTCGAAGCTCGCCAGAAGCTCGAGTCGCAGCAACAGGAAAATCAAGGAGTCCAGAAGGAGTTTAACTCATTGGATGACGATTCGAATATCTACAAGCTCATCGGGCCGGTCCTGTTGAAGCAAGATAAGAACGAAGCTCTGATGGCTGTCAATGGACGTCTTGAGTTtattgagaaggagat TAAACGGATTGAGGGACAAATCAAGGAAAACCAAGACAAGAGCGACAAGATGCGAGCAGAG ATTCTTCAATATCAGAGCCAAATGCAACAGCAAGCGGCAGCTGCATCCGCCTCCGCTTGA